One Melospiza melodia melodia isolate bMelMel2 chromosome 1, bMelMel2.pri, whole genome shotgun sequence genomic window carries:
- the LRRC30 gene encoding leucine-rich repeat-containing protein 30 produces MHFTGSSLSPCFDFPTSCRLSSSVGICILQGNKTSVLSGVNQSVMGSEHSKNEERRNMVFLRKGPKMPAWEDALLAGREPKSLLKRGLRYVSLSLIMKGMTTTPDFLWGLHEVQKLNLSHNQLVVIPPSLGKLDRLVVLNLGGNCLKCLPKEIGLLRNLKVLFVNMNCLKEVPAELSLCRKLEVLSLSHNCISQLPLSFTDLTNLRKLNLSNNRFVQIPLCIFALRSLDFLHLGSNKLENIAESIQYLVNLQIFIVENNNIRSLPRSLCYISTLELLNADYNAIQTLPDDLYLLRRLRRIAWNPMDKGLHIAHNPLARPLPEVVEGGLDVLFNYLRDKKEHN; encoded by the coding sequence ATGCACTTCACAGGCTCCTCCCTGTCTCCTTGCTTTGACTTTCCCACCTCCTGCAGGCTGTCATCCTCTGTTGGCATTTGCATATTGCAAGGGAATAAAACCTCAGTTCTCTCAGGAGTGAACCAGAGTGTTATGGGAAGTGAGCACTCGAAGAACGAGGAGCGAAGGAACATGGTTTTCCTCAGGAAAGGCCCGAAGATGCCTGCATGGGAAGACGCCCttctggcagggagagagcccaaGTCACTGCTGAAGCGGGGATTGCGTTATGTCAGCTtgagcctcatcatgaaagggaTGACCACCACGCCTGACTTCTTGTGGGGACTGCATGAGGTGCAGAAGCTGAACCTCTCACACAACCAGCTGGTGGTGATtcctccttccctggggaagctgGACAGGCTGGTAGTGCTGAACTTGGGTGGCAACTGCCTCAAGTGCCTGCCTAAGGAGATCGGGCTGCTGAGGAACCTGAAGGTCTTGTTTGTCAATATGAATTGCCTGAAAGAAGTGCCAGCAGAGCTCAGCTTGTGCAGGAAGCTGGAGGTTCTGAGCCTCTCACACAACTGCATCTCACAATTGCCTTTGAGCTTCACCGACCTGACAAATTTGAGGAAACTGAACCTCAGTAACAACCGCTTTGTGCAAATTCCCCTCTGCATTTTCGCCCTGAGAAGCTTGGACTTCTTGCACCTCGGGTCCAACAAGCTGGAAAACATCGCAGAGAGCATCCAGTATCTGGTCAACCTGCAGATCTTTATCGTGGAAAACAACAACATACGCAGCCTGCCGCGTTCCCTGTGCTACATCAGCACCCTGGAGCTGCTGAACGCCGACTACAACGCCATCCAGACGCTGCCGGATGACCTGTACCTGCTGCGCCGGCTGCGCCGCATCGCCTGGAACCCCATGGACAAAGGGCTCCACATCGCCCACAACCCCCTGGCCCGGCCCCTGCCCGAGGTCGTCGAGGGAGGCCTGGATGTCCTCTTCAACTACCTTAGGGACAAAAAGGAGCACAACTGA